A stretch of the Pseudalkalibacillus hwajinpoensis genome encodes the following:
- a CDS encoding ABC transporter permease, which yields MRITAVVKRILRQFIHDKRTMGLMIVAPIIILTMLSLVFNGEDLELKVGTLNIPEQLVERIEEHSIVKKVTSKDTIESLLKEDYDAVIDFSNGEKKLHLEGSDPSINQAVINLVRSNSMVNNEEVDLDVSYLFGSSDMTSFDHFGPVLVGFFIFFFVFLIAGVSFLRERTQGTLERVLASPIKRWELVIGYVIGFGLFTMFQSAIIALYSIYVIDLKMEGAFFFVLLITLMLALSALTLGTLLSSFAKNELQMIQFIPLVVVPQLFFSGLFNLDTISNYLSWIGPLTPLYYGAEALRNVMIKGQGITEIWIDLLILFGFSIAFMILNIYALKKHRRI from the coding sequence ATGAGAATTACAGCCGTTGTAAAACGTATATTGAGGCAGTTCATTCATGATAAGCGAACGATGGGCCTAATGATTGTGGCACCAATTATCATTTTAACCATGTTATCGCTAGTGTTTAACGGGGAAGACCTGGAGTTGAAAGTGGGCACACTAAATATACCTGAGCAACTCGTCGAAAGAATAGAAGAGCATTCTATTGTTAAAAAAGTTACGTCAAAAGATACCATTGAGTCACTACTGAAAGAAGATTATGATGCAGTCATTGACTTCAGCAATGGGGAAAAGAAACTACATCTAGAGGGCAGTGATCCCTCCATTAATCAAGCAGTAATTAATCTTGTTAGAAGTAATTCTATGGTAAACAACGAAGAAGTGGATTTAGATGTATCTTATCTTTTTGGCTCGAGTGACATGACTTCATTTGATCACTTTGGTCCTGTACTAGTTGGTTTCTTTATTTTCTTTTTTGTGTTTTTAATTGCTGGAGTTTCTTTCTTGAGAGAGAGAACCCAGGGGACGCTGGAACGAGTTTTAGCTAGTCCTATTAAAAGGTGGGAACTTGTAATTGGATACGTGATCGGCTTTGGATTATTTACTATGTTTCAATCAGCGATCATTGCCCTATATAGTATTTATGTGATTGATTTAAAAATGGAAGGCGCTTTCTTTTTTGTACTACTTATAACACTCATGCTAGCATTAAGTGCCCTAACTTTAGGAACTTTACTTTCATCATTTGCAAAGAATGAATTACAAATGATTCAGTTTATACCACTTGTTGTTGTACCGCAACTCTTTTTTTCTGGGTTATTTAATCTTGATACGATTTCAAATTATTTAAGCTGGATTGGTCCGTTAACTCCTTTGTATTATGGAGCTGAAGCTCTTAGAAATGTTATGATTAAAGGACAGGGAATAACAGAAATATGGATTGATTTACTTATTTTATTTGGATTCTCAATCGCTTTTATGATTTTAAATATATACGCACTAAAAAAACACCGACGCATTTAG
- a CDS encoding ABC transporter ATP-binding protein gives MQKDAIQASVTKRFGTTTILDNISISLKEGEIFGLLGPSGSGKTTFVKLLCGIEEASEGKVTVLGERMPDLKIMKRIGYMAQADALYGELSAYENLEFFATLSGVSRRDRKDRILSAMRLVDLEKELQKRVEDFSGGMKRRLSLAIALLHDPEVLLLDEPTVGIDPSLRQKIWDTFENLRQKGVLILVTTHVMDEADRCSRLGMIRDGRLIAVGTPEELKKQTDSTTIEQAFLSYGGVKE, from the coding sequence ATGCAAAAAGATGCTATCCAAGCAAGTGTTACAAAACGATTTGGCACGACTACGATCTTAGATAATATAAGCATTTCACTTAAGGAAGGTGAGATATTTGGTCTGCTAGGACCATCAGGATCTGGAAAAACGACATTTGTCAAACTGCTCTGTGGTATTGAAGAGGCTTCAGAAGGAAAGGTAACAGTATTAGGTGAACGAATGCCTGATTTAAAGATAATGAAGCGGATCGGCTATATGGCACAAGCGGATGCTTTGTATGGTGAACTATCCGCTTATGAGAATTTAGAATTCTTTGCAACGCTTAGCGGTGTGAGTCGTCGTGATCGAAAAGATCGTATCTTATCTGCTATGAGGCTAGTAGATTTAGAAAAAGAACTTCAGAAAAGAGTGGAAGACTTCTCAGGAGGAATGAAGCGTCGCTTATCACTTGCTATCGCTTTATTGCACGACCCTGAAGTTCTGTTGCTTGATGAACCGACTGTTGGCATAGATCCGTCCTTGCGACAAAAGATATGGGATACGTTTGAAAATCTGAGACAAAAGGGCGTGCTTATTCTCGTTACGACTCATGTAATGGATGAAGCTGATAGATGTTCAAGGCTTGGGATGATTCGAGATGGTCGGTTGATTGCTGTTGGAACCCCAGAAGAATTGAAAAAGCAAACAGATTCGACGACAATTGAGCAAGCTTTTCTTTCATATGGGGGTGTTAAGGAATGA
- the efp gene encoding elongation factor P — protein MISVNDLKTGLTIEVDNGIWTVMDFQHVKPGKGAAFVRTKLRNLRTGGIQEKTFRAGEKVAKAHIENRKMQYLYASADMHTFMDTTTYEQVELPAEQISYELKFLKENMEISIRTYGEETIGVELPNTVELVVTETEPGIKGDTASGGTKPATVETGLTVQVPFFVNQGDVLIIDTSKGEYVSRG, from the coding sequence ATGATTTCTGTTAACGATTTAAAAACTGGACTTACAATTGAAGTGGATAATGGCATCTGGACGGTAATGGACTTCCAGCATGTGAAGCCTGGTAAGGGAGCAGCTTTCGTAAGAACGAAGCTACGTAACCTTCGTACTGGTGGAATTCAAGAGAAAACCTTCCGAGCAGGAGAAAAAGTAGCAAAAGCTCATATTGAAAATCGTAAAATGCAGTATCTTTATGCAAGTGCCGACATGCATACGTTTATGGATACTACTACTTATGAGCAAGTTGAACTTCCTGCAGAGCAAATTAGTTATGAACTTAAATTTCTAAAAGAAAACATGGAAATTTCAATTCGTACTTATGGTGAAGAAACGATCGGAGTTGAATTGCCGAATACGGTGGAACTCGTTGTTACTGAAACTGAGCCTGGTATTAAAGGGGACACAGCTTCCGGTGGAACTAAGCCTGCAACTGTTGAAACAGGTTTAACTGTTCAAGTGCCTTTCTTCGTTAATCAGGGAGATGTTTTAATTATCGATACTTCTAAAGGGGAGTATGTATCAAGAGGATAA
- a CDS encoding M24 family metallopeptidase, whose translation MERIEKLRQSFTEYDIDAMLITSASNRRYISQFTGSSGVVLITEKEAKFVTDFRYMDQAREQAQGFDIVQHKGPIVGEVAKLANELGVKKLGFEETQVTYQVFKAYENKVDGTLVPINGILEKHRMIKDSSELKVLKEATEIADAAFQHITSYIRTGLTELDVSNELEFFMRKNGATSSSFDIIVASGIRSALPHGVASDKIIGKNELITLDFGAYYKGYCSDITRTVAVGDPGEELKGVYHTVLEAQLKAMEQIKPGMSGKEADALSRDLITSKGFGEYFGHSLGHGVGLEVHEGPSLSTKSDTVLEPGMVVTVEPGIYLSGKGGVRIEDDTVITETGNETLSHSTKELLILGE comes from the coding sequence GTGGAACGTATTGAGAAACTACGTCAGTCATTTACAGAGTATGATATAGATGCGATGTTAATTACTTCAGCAAGCAATCGTAGATATATTTCCCAGTTTACAGGTAGCTCAGGTGTTGTTCTCATTACTGAGAAAGAAGCGAAGTTTGTAACAGATTTCCGCTATATGGATCAGGCACGAGAGCAAGCACAAGGGTTTGATATTGTGCAGCATAAAGGCCCGATTGTTGGAGAAGTAGCAAAGCTTGCGAATGAACTAGGAGTTAAAAAACTTGGCTTTGAAGAAACGCAGGTTACATATCAAGTTTTTAAAGCATATGAGAATAAAGTAGACGGTACACTTGTACCGATTAATGGTATTCTTGAGAAACATCGTATGATTAAAGATTCGAGTGAATTAAAGGTTCTTAAAGAAGCAACCGAAATAGCAGACGCTGCTTTCCAACATATTACATCATACATTCGTACGGGTCTAACTGAATTGGACGTTTCTAATGAACTAGAGTTTTTCATGAGAAAAAATGGCGCAACCTCGTCTTCATTTGATATTATAGTTGCGTCGGGTATACGTTCAGCTCTTCCGCACGGCGTCGCAAGTGATAAAATCATTGGAAAGAACGAACTGATAACACTTGATTTTGGTGCTTATTATAAAGGGTACTGTTCTGATATTACACGTACTGTGGCTGTTGGGGATCCTGGAGAAGAGCTTAAAGGTGTTTATCATACTGTCCTAGAAGCTCAATTAAAGGCGATGGAACAAATTAAGCCTGGAATGAGCGGGAAAGAAGCAGATGCTCTATCACGTGACTTAATTACTTCTAAAGGCTTTGGAGAATACTTTGGGCACTCACTAGGCCATGGGGTTGGTCTTGAAGTACATGAGGGACCTAGTCTTTCAACCAAATCTGATACAGTATTAGAGCCAGGTATGGTAGTAACCGTTGAACCAGGTATTTACCTATCTGGTAAAGGCGGAGTAAGAATTGAAGATGATACAGTAATTACTGAAACTGGCAATGAGACGTTATCTCATTCTACTAAGGAATTGCTGATCCTCGGCGAATAA
- the aroQ gene encoding type II 3-dehydroquinate dehydratase: MKTFYVINGPNLNRLGKREPGIYGNDTLETLEQRLTQFASENDAAVVFRQSNHEGDIIDWIHEAESASGIILNPGAFTHYSYAIRDAIASVPVPVVEVHISNVHKREPFRHTSVISPVTEGQVVGFGLNGYELALRSFL, from the coding sequence ATGAAAACATTCTACGTAATAAATGGACCTAACTTAAATCGACTTGGCAAGCGTGAACCCGGCATCTATGGTAATGACACGTTAGAGACGCTTGAACAACGGTTAACACAATTTGCTAGTGAGAATGACGCTGCTGTTGTTTTTCGTCAATCAAACCATGAGGGAGATATCATTGACTGGATTCACGAAGCAGAAAGTGCTTCAGGTATCATTTTAAATCCTGGTGCTTTTACTCACTATAGTTACGCCATACGAGATGCTATCGCAAGTGTTCCTGTACCGGTTGTGGAAGTACACATCTCGAATGTACATAAGCGAGAACCTTTTCGCCATACATCTGTTATTTCACCAGTAACGGAAGGGCAAGTGGTAGGATTTGGTTTGAATGGGTACGAACTGGCATTGCGGTCATTTCTATAA
- a CDS encoding YqhR family membrane protein, translating into MDKEKQKDGKENEQLEQNKQEQPLSFTSKVITIGIAGGLFWGVIGYLTYLFKFTKIPPSLILSPWALGEWKNEQLGQWIGILALGLVSILVAFLYKVTLVKINNMLAGLAYGIVLWIIVFYLLNPMFIDLPTITKLDRNTVITTICLYLLYGVFIGYSISFEYHENQQKGASYSNK; encoded by the coding sequence ATGGATAAAGAGAAGCAGAAAGATGGTAAAGAGAATGAGCAACTTGAACAAAATAAGCAGGAGCAACCTTTATCTTTTACATCAAAAGTTATTACAATCGGGATTGCTGGAGGACTTTTTTGGGGTGTAATTGGTTATCTCACATACTTATTTAAATTTACTAAGATACCACCCTCTCTCATTTTGTCACCATGGGCACTTGGCGAATGGAAAAATGAACAGCTAGGGCAGTGGATTGGAATTCTTGCCCTGGGGCTTGTATCCATACTTGTAGCTTTTTTGTACAAAGTAACGCTTGTGAAAATAAATAACATGCTTGCAGGACTTGCTTATGGGATTGTATTATGGATAATTGTATTTTATTTACTCAATCCAATGTTCATCGATCTGCCAACGATTACGAAACTTGATCGCAACACAGTCATTACTACGATATGCCTTTATCTTCTTTACGGAGTCTTTATCGGGTATTCGATTTCTTTTGAATATCATGAAAACCAGCAGAAGGGCGCTTCCTATTCAAATAAATGA
- a CDS encoding DUF1385 domain-containing protein, producing MSDTNKPAYGGQAVVEGVMFQGKHTSVTAIRRKDDSIDYLEVPKQPKPIRTKLKKIPFIRGVVAIIDASGNGTKHLNFSSERYDVDPSEDEEVLGKEEPSKITLLLGAAAIGVISFAFVKTIFTILPALAAASLEFIFPGHVVQNLIEGFIKLILLLGYIYFISLTPIVKRVFQYHGAEHKVINAYEAGLPITIENVQKQSRLHYRCGSSFILFTVVIGVFIYLLVPTDPLWVRLLYRVALIPVVLGVSFEVLQLTNKVREVPVLKVLGYPGLWVQLLTTKNPDDKQVDVAIHSFNELLSRDKQREEDDSSTKVV from the coding sequence TTGTCAGATACAAATAAGCCTGCTTATGGCGGGCAAGCGGTTGTTGAAGGTGTTATGTTTCAAGGGAAACATACGTCTGTAACCGCCATTCGGCGCAAGGATGATTCAATTGATTATTTAGAAGTTCCGAAGCAGCCGAAGCCTATCCGAACAAAGCTTAAGAAAATCCCATTCATACGTGGTGTTGTTGCGATTATCGACGCCAGTGGCAATGGAACTAAACATTTGAATTTTTCAAGTGAACGCTATGATGTGGACCCTTCGGAAGATGAGGAAGTGTTAGGTAAGGAAGAGCCTTCCAAAATAACGCTTTTATTAGGTGCAGCAGCCATAGGCGTTATCTCGTTTGCATTCGTAAAAACGATTTTCACTATATTACCCGCCTTAGCCGCAGCCTCACTTGAGTTTATATTTCCAGGGCACGTTGTACAGAACTTGATTGAGGGTTTCATTAAGCTCATTCTATTGCTTGGGTATATTTATTTTATTTCGTTAACCCCAATTGTAAAAAGAGTCTTTCAATATCATGGCGCTGAACATAAAGTCATCAACGCTTATGAAGCAGGACTTCCTATTACAATAGAGAATGTTCAAAAGCAATCGCGTCTTCATTATCGATGCGGAAGTAGCTTCATCCTTTTCACAGTAGTCATTGGGGTATTTATTTATCTTCTTGTTCCTACTGATCCATTATGGGTAAGGTTACTCTATCGTGTTGCATTAATTCCGGTAGTTCTTGGAGTTTCATTCGAAGTTCTCCAATTAACGAATAAAGTTAGAGAAGTTCCTGTATTAAAAGTGCTTGGCTATCCTGGGTTATGGGTTCAGCTACTAACAACCAAAAACCCAGATGATAAACAAGTTGATGTTGCAATCCACTCATTTAATGAACTACTTTCTCGAGATAAACAACGAGAGGAAGACGATTCAAGCACAAAAGTTGTGTAA
- a CDS encoding SA1362 family protein — MSRRVVQPLIYLLIGLAAIGFVWKMVTDPQGLFMQLLITAAIAAIMIFVVRKLMARRMGQQSTSYQKAAKQSTKMKKKKATPRKNAPHLRVIPSKRLSPRKRSLQEDRKQNPFTVIEGRKGKKKNRALF, encoded by the coding sequence TTGTCGCGCCGTGTTGTTCAACCTCTAATTTATTTATTAATTGGCCTAGCAGCTATTGGTTTTGTTTGGAAAATGGTCACAGACCCTCAAGGACTTTTCATGCAACTTCTTATCACTGCTGCGATTGCTGCGATCATGATCTTCGTTGTCAGAAAGTTAATGGCTAGAAGAATGGGTCAACAATCAACTTCCTATCAAAAGGCCGCTAAACAATCAACCAAAATGAAAAAGAAAAAAGCTACACCAAGAAAAAATGCACCTCACCTTCGTGTCATTCCATCTAAACGTCTTTCTCCTAGAAAGCGCTCTTTACAGGAGGATCGAAAACAAAATCCTTTTACCGTAATCGAAGGACGTAAAGGAAAAAAGAAAAACAGAGCTCTCTTTTAA
- a CDS encoding patatin-like phospholipase family protein, with protein MYIDGVFSGGGVKGIALVGALQAVEKKGLEFKRTAGTSAGAIIASLIISGYKGNELEKILLDTDLTTLLEKNSGYTFPLIRWLMLYWNLGLYSGKDLELWVGDLLENKGIETFGDLPEGSLKIIVSDISKGRLVVIPDDLAQYGFVPERFSVAKAVRMSASLPFFFKPQPLYSIDGKKHYMVDGGILSNFPLWIFQPPENKKPQRPVLGFQLSANFNHIPENKITNAVDMYQALFETMKQAHDARYIEEQKAKNIVFIPVDHDLTTAFKLERQSQKKLILLGEERTSQFLNTWRKLPDIIT; from the coding sequence GTGTACATTGATGGCGTCTTTTCAGGTGGCGGAGTTAAAGGGATAGCGCTAGTGGGAGCACTTCAAGCCGTTGAGAAAAAAGGCCTCGAATTTAAACGTACAGCGGGCACGAGTGCTGGGGCTATAATTGCATCTTTGATTATTTCAGGTTATAAAGGAAATGAATTAGAAAAGATCTTGCTCGATACGGATCTAACGACACTACTCGAAAAAAACTCAGGTTATACATTCCCGTTGATACGGTGGTTGATGTTGTACTGGAATCTTGGACTCTATTCTGGGAAGGACCTAGAATTATGGGTTGGGGATTTATTAGAAAACAAAGGCATTGAAACATTCGGTGATTTACCCGAGGGATCACTAAAGATTATTGTATCCGATATATCGAAAGGGAGGCTTGTCGTTATACCTGATGACTTAGCACAGTACGGCTTCGTACCTGAGCGATTTTCTGTCGCGAAAGCTGTTAGGATGAGTGCGAGTTTACCATTTTTCTTTAAACCTCAACCGCTCTACTCCATTGATGGTAAAAAGCACTATATGGTAGATGGCGGGATTTTAAGTAACTTCCCTCTATGGATATTCCAACCTCCTGAAAATAAAAAGCCACAAAGACCTGTATTAGGCTTTCAATTGAGTGCAAACTTTAACCACATTCCGGAAAATAAAATTACAAATGCTGTTGATATGTATCAGGCATTATTTGAAACAATGAAGCAGGCTCATGATGCGCGATATATTGAAGAACAAAAAGCGAAGAACATTGTGTTTATACCTGTGGATCATGATTTGACGACAGCTTTTAAACTAGAGAGACAAAGTCAAAAGAAACTAATCTTGTTAGGAGAAGAGCGAACTTCTCAATTTCTCAATACGTGGAGAAAATTGCCTGACATTATTACATGA
- the mntR gene encoding transcriptional regulator MntR: MATTPSMEDYIERIYALIDGKGYARVSDIAEALEVHPSSVTKMIQKLDKGKYVVYEKYRGFMLTPKGKKLGKRLVDRHALLEQFLGVIGVNEENIYEDVEGIEHHLSWDAIDRIGDLVQYFEETNVRVDELREVQRKNEEAHEEQSEV, encoded by the coding sequence ATGGCCACTACTCCCAGTATGGAAGATTATATTGAACGTATTTATGCACTTATAGACGGAAAAGGGTATGCTCGCGTATCAGACATCGCGGAAGCATTAGAGGTACATCCCTCCTCGGTAACCAAAATGATTCAAAAATTAGATAAAGGTAAATATGTCGTATACGAAAAATATCGCGGCTTTATGCTTACTCCAAAAGGGAAAAAGCTAGGAAAGCGACTCGTTGATCGCCATGCTTTGCTTGAACAATTTCTAGGTGTTATCGGGGTTAACGAAGAGAATATATACGAAGATGTTGAGGGTATTGAACATCATCTAAGCTGGGACGCTATCGATCGCATTGGTGATCTTGTCCAGTACTTTGAAGAGACAAATGTACGAGTGGATGAACTTAGAGAAGTGCAACGTAAAAATGAAGAAGCACACGAGGAACAATCCGAAGTTTAA
- a CDS encoding vitamin B12-dependent ribonucleotide reductase: MTIQTNEKRRSINIEQLNKDIEMFAQVHPITEDMHLTHKGVSRLVMLDRYAFKDTEKKTLQKGDFVVLTIKEDPKFPARGLGYIEEFDLQSKKATVAVHEDYVGVLDTEEERESGIIVRSLDVIEKPLEVYYEQIARRNARGLADVEKTDGEKTYWEDRFYKELSSMNFVPAGRVLYGAGADTEVTYFNCYVMPFPQDSREGISEHRKQVMEIMSRGGGVGTNGSTLRPRNTLARGVNGKSSGSVSWLDDIAKLTHLVEQGGSRRGAQMIMLADWHPDIIEFIISKMQNPRILRFLMENTKDEQIKKLAEDKLKFTPLSESERSMYQSILNYRSIPGTGGFEEKVMQDAQDKLATGGTYSVHNPDFLTGANISICLTKDFMDAVENDSEYELRFPDVENYTKEQMALYNENWHESGDVRDWEKQGFPVRTYRKVQAKELWDLINICATYSAEPGIFFIDNANEKTNATSYGQKVVATNPCGEQPLAPYSVCNLAAVNLAEMANKETKTVDFDKLRETVEVGVRMQDNVIDATPYFLEENEKQALGERRVGLGVMGLHDLLIYCETIYGSEEGNNLTDQIFETIATTAYRASVDLAKEKGSFPFLEGETVAETNRLREAFVNTGYMQQMPNDLRDSIMDYGIRNSHLLTVAPTGSTGTMVGVSTGLEPYFSFSYYRSGRLGKFIEVKADILAEYFERNPEADTENLPEWFVSAMELAPEDHADTQCVIQRWVDSSISKTVNAPKGYSVKQVEAVYERLYNGGAKGGTVYVDGSRDSQVLTLKAEENSFEQLEFEDGMQEKKQVVLVDTITDLRSTDVTIGSEVGNTCPVCRKGQVKEIGGCNTCDNCGAQLKCGL; encoded by the coding sequence ATGACAATACAAACCAATGAAAAAAGAAGATCTATTAACATTGAGCAGTTGAATAAGGATATTGAAATGTTTGCGCAGGTTCATCCGATTACAGAGGATATGCATCTAACTCACAAAGGTGTTAGTCGTCTTGTGATGCTTGACCGCTATGCATTTAAAGATACAGAGAAAAAGACATTACAAAAAGGTGATTTTGTTGTCTTAACGATTAAAGAAGATCCAAAATTTCCAGCAAGAGGTCTTGGGTATATTGAAGAATTCGATCTTCAATCTAAGAAAGCAACTGTAGCTGTTCATGAGGATTACGTTGGCGTCTTAGACACAGAAGAAGAAAGAGAATCAGGTATTATTGTCCGTTCGTTGGATGTCATAGAAAAGCCCTTGGAAGTATATTATGAGCAAATTGCTCGTCGTAATGCACGTGGTCTTGCTGATGTAGAGAAAACAGATGGGGAAAAGACATATTGGGAAGATCGTTTCTATAAAGAACTTTCATCAATGAACTTTGTTCCTGCAGGACGTGTGCTTTACGGAGCTGGAGCTGATACGGAAGTGACGTACTTTAACTGTTACGTTATGCCGTTTCCACAGGATTCAAGAGAAGGTATTTCTGAACACCGTAAACAAGTAATGGAGATTATGAGTCGAGGTGGTGGAGTAGGAACTAACGGATCTACACTTCGTCCTAGAAACACGCTTGCTAGGGGTGTGAATGGTAAATCATCAGGTTCGGTTTCATGGCTGGATGATATTGCAAAGCTGACGCATCTAGTGGAGCAAGGTGGCTCAAGACGTGGGGCCCAAATGATTATGCTCGCTGACTGGCATCCTGATATTATTGAATTTATCATTTCAAAAATGCAGAATCCACGCATTCTTCGTTTCCTTATGGAGAATACAAAGGATGAACAAATTAAGAAACTTGCAGAAGATAAGTTGAAATTCACACCGCTCTCAGAGTCGGAAAGATCTATGTACCAAAGTATCTTAAACTACCGTAGTATTCCCGGAACAGGTGGCTTTGAAGAAAAAGTGATGCAGGATGCGCAGGATAAGCTTGCAACGGGTGGAACGTATTCTGTCCACAATCCTGACTTCTTGACTGGTGCAAACATCTCGATTTGTTTAACTAAAGACTTTATGGACGCGGTTGAAAATGATTCTGAATATGAACTTCGATTCCCGGATGTAGAGAACTATACGAAAGAACAAATGGCACTTTATAATGAGAACTGGCATGAATCAGGGGATGTACGTGACTGGGAGAAGCAAGGCTTTCCAGTAAGAACTTATCGTAAGGTTCAGGCAAAAGAGCTGTGGGATTTAATTAATATTTGTGCTACTTACTCTGCAGAGCCAGGTATCTTCTTTATTGATAATGCAAATGAAAAAACAAACGCAACTTCTTACGGTCAAAAAGTTGTCGCTACTAACCCATGTGGTGAGCAACCATTAGCACCTTACTCTGTATGTAACCTAGCAGCAGTGAACCTTGCTGAGATGGCTAATAAGGAGACAAAGACTGTTGATTTCGATAAGCTGAGAGAAACGGTTGAGGTTGGCGTACGCATGCAAGATAACGTTATTGATGCAACACCTTACTTCTTAGAAGAGAATGAGAAGCAAGCTCTTGGCGAACGTCGAGTAGGTCTAGGAGTAATGGGGCTACACGACCTTCTTATATACTGTGAAACAATATATGGATCAGAAGAAGGGAATAATTTAACAGATCAGATCTTTGAAACAATTGCTACAACAGCTTATCGTGCTTCTGTGGACCTTGCTAAAGAAAAGGGAAGCTTCCCTTTCCTTGAGGGTGAAACAGTTGCGGAGACAAATAGATTACGTGAAGCATTTGTTAACACAGGTTATATGCAACAAATGCCCAATGACCTACGCGACAGCATTATGGACTATGGTATACGTAATTCACATCTTCTAACAGTTGCGCCTACTGGTAGCACTGGCACGATGGTAGGGGTGTCTACCGGTCTTGAGCCTTACTTCTCTTTCTCTTATTACCGTAGTGGACGACTGGGTAAATTTATCGAAGTAAAAGCAGATATTCTTGCAGAGTACTTTGAAAGAAACCCAGAAGCTGATACAGAAAACCTTCCGGAATGGTTCGTTTCAGCAATGGAGCTCGCACCAGAAGATCATGCTGACACTCAGTGCGTTATTCAACGCTGGGTTGATAGCTCGATTTCAAAAACTGTTAATGCTCCAAAAGGGTATTCAGTGAAACAAGTGGAAGCAGTTTATGAGCGTCTATATAATGGAGGAGCCAAAGGCGGTACCGTTTATGTAGATGGTAGCCGTGATTCTCAGGTTCTAACTCTTAAAGCAGAAGAAAATTCATTTGAACAGCTTGAGTTTGAAGATGGCATGCAAGAAAAGAAGCAAGTAGTACTAGTTGACACGATTACAGATCTACGCTCTACAGACGTTACAATCGGGTCTGAAGTAGGTAATACGTGCCCTGTTTGTCGAAAGGGTCAGGTAAAGGAAATCGGTGGATGCAATACTTGTGATAATTGTGGTGCACAGCTGAAGTGCGGACTTTAA
- a CDS encoding lipoate--protein ligase family protein, which produces MKQWAFIDSGERSPAYNMALDEALLKWHSDGTIPPVIRFYGWNPPTLSIGYFQRIERDINMDAVEKNGLGFVRRPTGGRAVLHDQEVTYSVIVSEDYPDMPSTVTEAYRVISEGLLIGFRKLGLNAYFAVPETDAEKEELRAPRSGVCFDSPSYYELVVEGRKVAGSAQTRQKGVILQHGSILLDIDEDQLFDCFKFKNERIRERMQRGFRKKAVAINALRETPVSISEAVKAFYDGFQQGLDIELVPYQLTDEQESFVVQLAEEKYASKEWNFSK; this is translated from the coding sequence ATGAAGCAATGGGCATTTATTGATTCGGGAGAACGTTCTCCAGCTTATAACATGGCACTTGATGAAGCATTATTGAAATGGCATAGTGATGGGACTATCCCCCCTGTTATTCGATTTTACGGGTGGAATCCCCCAACACTTTCAATTGGTTATTTCCAGCGTATCGAACGTGATATTAATATGGATGCTGTAGAAAAAAATGGTCTAGGGTTTGTGAGACGCCCTACTGGTGGAAGAGCTGTCCTTCATGATCAGGAAGTGACTTATAGCGTTATTGTCTCTGAAGATTATCCAGACATGCCCTCAACCGTAACAGAAGCGTACCGGGTTATTTCAGAAGGGTTATTGATTGGTTTCAGAAAACTTGGATTGAATGCTTATTTCGCTGTTCCTGAAACGGATGCAGAGAAAGAAGAGCTACGTGCACCAAGATCGGGTGTATGTTTTGACTCTCCATCCTATTATGAACTTGTTGTAGAAGGGCGAAAAGTCGCTGGGAGCGCTCAAACTCGTCAAAAAGGTGTCATTCTCCAGCATGGATCGATTCTTCTTGACATTGATGAGGACCAATTGTTTGATTGTTTCAAATTTAAAAATGAACGGATACGTGAGCGGATGCAGCGAGGTTTTAGAAAAAAGGCTGTAGCTATTAATGCACTCCGTGAAACTCCTGTATCGATATCAGAAGCGGTTAAAGCTTTTTATGATGGTTTTCAACAGGGACTTGATATTGAATTGGTTCCATATCAACTAACGGATGAACAAGAGTCCTTTGTTGTTCAACTAGCAGAGGAGAAATACGCTAGCAAGGAATGGAACTTTAGCAAATAA